A genome region from Pseudomonas pergaminensis includes the following:
- the pheS gene encoding phenylalanine--tRNA ligase subunit alpha: MENLDALVAQALEAVQSAEDVNALEQIRVHYLGKKGELTQVMKTLGNLPAEERPQVGALINVAKERVTEVLNARKASLEEADLAAKLAAESIDVTLPGRGQASGGLHPITRTLERIEQFFTHIGYGIAEGPEVEDDYHNFEALNIPGHHPARSMHDTFYFNANMLLRTHTSPVQVRTMEANKPPIRIVCPGRVYRSDSDITHSPMFHQVEGLLVDRDINFADLKGTIEEFLRVFFEKELAVRFRPSFFPFTEPSAEVDMECVMCSGKGCRVCKQTGWLEVMGCGMVHPNVLRMSGIDPEEFSGFAFGMGVERLAMLRYGVNDLRLFFDNDLRFLAQFR, encoded by the coding sequence ATGGAAAACCTGGACGCGCTCGTCGCTCAAGCCCTTGAGGCTGTGCAAAGCGCTGAAGATGTAAATGCCCTGGAGCAAATCCGGGTTCACTACCTTGGCAAAAAAGGTGAATTGACTCAGGTGATGAAGACCCTGGGGAATTTGCCGGCTGAAGAGCGTCCGCAAGTCGGTGCGCTGATCAACGTCGCCAAGGAGCGTGTTACAGAGGTGCTCAATGCGCGCAAGGCGTCGCTCGAGGAGGCCGATCTTGCGGCCAAACTCGCCGCCGAGTCCATTGACGTCACCTTGCCTGGCCGTGGCCAGGCCTCGGGCGGTCTGCATCCGATCACCCGGACTCTGGAACGTATCGAGCAGTTCTTCACCCACATCGGCTACGGCATCGCCGAAGGCCCTGAGGTCGAAGACGACTACCACAACTTCGAGGCGCTCAACATCCCAGGCCATCACCCGGCCCGGTCGATGCACGACACCTTCTATTTCAATGCGAACATGCTGCTGCGCACCCATACCTCGCCGGTACAGGTCCGCACCATGGAAGCGAACAAGCCGCCGATCCGCATCGTCTGCCCAGGCCGTGTGTACCGTAGCGACTCCGATATTACCCACTCGCCGATGTTCCACCAGGTCGAAGGCCTGCTGGTTGATCGCGACATCAACTTCGCCGACCTCAAGGGCACCATCGAAGAATTCCTGCGGGTGTTCTTCGAGAAGGAACTGGCGGTGCGTTTCCGTCCATCGTTCTTCCCGTTCACCGAGCCATCCGCTGAAGTCGACATGGAATGCGTGATGTGCAGCGGTAAAGGCTGCCGCGTCTGCAAACAGACCGGCTGGCTGGAAGTGATGGGCTGCGGCATGGTTCACCCTAACGTGCTGCGCATGTCCGGCATCGATCCGGAAGAGTTCTCGGGCTTTGCCTTCGGCATGGGCGTTGAGCGTCTGGCCATGCTGCGTTACGGCGTGAACGACTTGCGTCTGTTCTTCGACAACGACTTGCGGTTTCTCGCGCAATTTCGCTAG
- the rplT gene encoding 50S ribosomal protein L20, whose amino-acid sequence MARVKRGVIARKRHKKILKLAKGYYGARSRVFRVAKQAVIKAGQYAYRDRRQKKRQFRALWIARINAGARVNGLSYSRFIAGLKKASIEIDRKVLADLAVNEKAAFAAIVEKAKATLA is encoded by the coding sequence ATGGCTCGTGTAAAGCGTGGCGTCATTGCCCGTAAACGTCACAAAAAAATTCTGAAACTTGCTAAAGGCTACTACGGCGCGCGTTCACGCGTATTCCGTGTTGCCAAGCAAGCGGTAATCAAGGCAGGCCAATACGCCTACCGTGACCGTCGTCAGAAAAAACGTCAGTTCCGCGCTCTGTGGATCGCTCGTATCAACGCTGGTGCACGTGTTAACGGTCTGTCCTACAGCCGTTTCATCGCTGGCCTGAAAAAAGCGTCCATCGAGATCGACCGTAAGGTTCTGGCTGATCTGGCAGTGAACGAAAAAGCGGCGTTTGCTGCGATTGTCGAGAAAGCTAAAGCCACCTTGGCTTAA
- the rpmI gene encoding 50S ribosomal protein L35, with protein sequence MPKMKTKSGAAKRFLKTANGIKHKHAFKSHILTKMSTKRKRQLRGSSLLHPSDVAKVERMLRLR encoded by the coding sequence ATGCCAAAGATGAAGACTAAAAGTGGTGCTGCTAAGCGGTTTCTGAAAACTGCTAACGGTATCAAGCACAAGCACGCTTTCAAGAGCCACATCCTGACCAAAATGTCGACCAAGCGTAAGCGTCAACTGCGCGGTAGCAGCTTGCTGCATCCGTCTGACGTGGCAAAAGTCGAGCGCATGCTGCGCCTTCGTTAA
- the infC gene encoding translation initiation factor IF-3 gives MIIKREMRQDKRAAPKAPINENISAREVRLIGADGEQIGIVSIDEALRIAEESKLDLVEISADAVPPVCRVMDYGKSIFEKKKQIAAAKKNQKQIQVKEIKFRPGTEEGDYQVKLRNLVRFLSDGDRAKVSLRFRGREMAHQELGMELLKRVEADLLEYGSVEQHPKMEGRQLIMVIAPKKKK, from the coding sequence ATTATTATTAAGCGTGAAATGAGACAAGATAAACGAGCTGCACCGAAAGCCCCGATCAACGAGAATATCTCGGCACGCGAGGTTCGGTTAATTGGCGCTGACGGCGAGCAGATTGGCATCGTCTCGATTGATGAAGCGCTTCGTATCGCTGAAGAGTCCAAATTGGACCTGGTGGAAATCTCCGCCGACGCAGTCCCGCCTGTTTGCCGGGTGATGGACTACGGCAAGTCGATCTTCGAAAAGAAGAAGCAGATTGCTGCGGCGAAGAAGAACCAGAAGCAGATTCAAGTAAAAGAAATCAAGTTTCGTCCAGGGACGGAGGAAGGGGATTACCAGGTAAAACTGCGCAACCTGGTACGTTTCCTGAGTGATGGGGACAGGGCCAAGGTATCCTTGCGATTCCGCGGCCGTGAGATGGCCCACCAGGAGCTGGGGATGGAACTCCTCAAGCGGGTTGAAGCTGACCTGCTCGAGTACGGTTCCGTCGAACAGCATCCTAAGATGGAAGGACGCCAGCTGATCATGGTCATCGCCCCGAAAAAGAAGAAGTAA
- the thrS gene encoding threonine--tRNA ligase, translated as MPTITLPDGSQRSFDHSVSVAEVAASIGAGLAKATVAGKVDGKLVDASDLITSDASLQIITPKDQEGLEIIRHSCAHLIGHAVKQLYPTAKMVIGPVIEEGFYYDIAYERPFTPDDLAAIEQRMHALIEKDYDVIKKVTPRAEVIDVFTARGEDYKLRLVEDMPDEQAMGLYYHEEYVDMCRGPHVPNTRFLKSFKLTKLSGAYWRGDAKNEQLQRIYGTAWADKKQLAAYIQRIEEAEKRDHRKIGKRLNLFHLQEEAPGMVFWHPNGWTLYQVLEQYMRKVQRENGYLEIKTPQVVDRSLWEKSGHWANYADNMFTTQSENRDYAIKPMNCPCHVQVFNQGLKSYRELPMRLAEFGACHRNEPSGALHGIMRVRGFTQDDAHIFCTEEQMQAESAAFIKLTMDVYRDFGFTEVEMKLSTRPEKRVGSDELWDRAEAALAAALDSAGLAYDLQPGEGAFYGPKIEFSLKDCLGRVWQCGTLQLDFNLPIRLGAEYVSEDNSRKHPVMLHRAILGSFERFVGILIEHYEGAFPAWLAPTQAVIMNITDKQADFAAEVEKTLNESGFRAKSDLRNEKIGFKIREHTLLKVPYLLVIGDREVEMQTVAVRTREGADLGSMPVAQFAEFLAQAVSRRGRPDSE; from the coding sequence ATGCCAACTATTACTCTTCCCGACGGCAGTCAACGTTCATTCGATCATTCGGTTTCCGTAGCCGAGGTCGCCGCATCCATTGGTGCAGGCCTGGCCAAGGCCACCGTGGCCGGCAAGGTCGACGGCAAGCTCGTCGACGCCAGCGACCTGATCACCAGCGACGCCAGCCTGCAAATCATCACGCCCAAGGATCAAGAGGGGCTGGAGATCATTCGCCACTCTTGCGCGCACCTGATTGGCCATGCGGTCAAGCAGCTGTACCCCACCGCGAAGATGGTAATCGGCCCGGTCATTGAAGAAGGCTTCTATTACGACATCGCCTACGAGCGTCCTTTTACCCCGGACGACCTGGCTGCCATTGAGCAGCGCATGCACGCGCTGATCGAAAAAGATTACGACGTGATCAAGAAAGTCACGCCGCGCGCCGAAGTGATCGACGTGTTCACCGCCCGTGGCGAAGACTACAAGCTGCGCCTGGTGGAAGACATGCCGGACGAGCAGGCCATGGGCCTGTACTACCACGAAGAATACGTCGACATGTGCCGTGGCCCGCACGTGCCGAACACGCGCTTCCTCAAATCGTTCAAGCTGACCAAGCTGTCCGGTGCCTACTGGCGTGGCGATGCGAAAAACGAGCAACTGCAGCGAATCTACGGCACTGCGTGGGCTGACAAGAAGCAGCTGGCGGCCTACATCCAGCGTATCGAAGAAGCTGAAAAACGCGACCACCGCAAGATCGGCAAGCGCCTGAACCTGTTCCATCTCCAGGAAGAAGCACCGGGCATGGTGTTCTGGCACCCGAACGGCTGGACCCTGTACCAAGTGCTCGAGCAGTACATGCGCAAGGTTCAGCGCGAAAACGGCTACCTGGAGATAAAGACGCCTCAGGTCGTTGACCGCAGCCTGTGGGAGAAATCCGGGCACTGGGCCAACTACGCCGACAACATGTTCACCACCCAGTCGGAAAACCGCGACTACGCCATCAAGCCGATGAACTGCCCATGCCACGTGCAGGTGTTCAACCAAGGCCTGAAGAGCTACCGCGAGTTGCCAATGCGCCTGGCCGAGTTCGGTGCCTGTCACCGTAACGAACCATCGGGTGCGCTGCACGGCATCATGCGCGTGCGTGGCTTCACCCAGGACGACGCCCACATCTTCTGCACCGAAGAGCAGATGCAGGCTGAATCCGCCGCGTTCATCAAGCTGACCATGGATGTTTACCGCGATTTCGGCTTTACCGAAGTCGAAATGAAACTGTCCACTCGTCCGGAAAAACGCGTCGGCTCCGACGAGCTGTGGGACCGCGCCGAAGCTGCACTGGCTGCAGCGCTGGACAGTGCGGGGCTTGCGTACGACCTGCAACCGGGTGAGGGCGCGTTCTACGGTCCGAAGATCGAGTTCTCGTTGAAAGATTGCCTTGGCCGCGTCTGGCAGTGTGGTACCCTGCAGCTCGATTTTAACCTGCCGATCCGTCTGGGAGCCGAATACGTCTCCGAAGACAACAGCCGTAAACACCCGGTTATGCTGCACCGGGCGATCCTCGGCTCGTTCGAACGGTTCGTCGGGATCCTGATCGAGCACTACGAGGGTGCATTCCCTGCGTGGCTGGCTCCGACCCAGGCAGTGATCATGAATATCACTGATAAACAGGCAGATTTTGCCGCTGAAGTTGAAAAAACACTCAACGAAAGCGGATTTCGTGCCAAGTCCGACTTGAGAAATGAAAAGATCGGCTTTAAAATCCGCGAGCATACTTTGCTCAAGGTTCCCTATCTTTTGGTTATCGGAGATCGGGAAGTCGAGATGCAGACTGTCGCTGTGCGTACTCGTGAAGGTGCTGACCTGGGCTCGATGCCCGTCGCCCAGTTCGCTGAGTTCCTCGCGCAAGCGGTTTCCCGGCGTGGTCGCCCAGATTCGGAGTAA
- a CDS encoding cold-shock protein: protein MSNRQTGTVKWFNDEKGFGFITPQGGGDDLFVHFKAIESDGFKSLKEGQTVSFVAEKGQKGMQAAQVRGE, encoded by the coding sequence ATGTCTAATCGCCAAACCGGCACCGTTAAATGGTTCAACGATGAAAAAGGCTTCGGCTTCATCACTCCTCAAGGTGGCGGTGACGACCTGTTCGTACACTTCAAAGCTATCGAAAGTGACGGTTTCAAAAGCCTGAAAGAAGGCCAGACCGTTTCCTTCGTGGCTGAGAAAGGCCAAAAGGGTATGCAAGCTGCACAGGTTCGCGGCGAGTAA
- a CDS encoding I78 family peptidase inhibitor, with protein sequence MPWKLASFGTLLAALALAGCSTPGASEPAKDAAVADAGHSRCESKAAEFTIGQKASPQLLEQARTRAGAQNARILKPNDMITLEYRSDRLNLNTDDNLVITRVNCG encoded by the coding sequence ATGCCTTGGAAGCTCGCATCATTCGGTACTTTGTTGGCAGCACTCGCGTTGGCGGGTTGCAGCACCCCGGGTGCCTCTGAGCCAGCCAAAGACGCCGCCGTGGCCGATGCCGGTCATAGCCGCTGTGAGTCGAAGGCCGCCGAATTCACGATCGGCCAGAAAGCTTCGCCCCAGTTGCTGGAGCAGGCACGCACCCGTGCCGGTGCGCAGAACGCACGCATCCTCAAGCCCAACGACATGATTACCCTGGAATACCGCTCCGACCGCCTGAACCTGAACACCGATGACAACCTGGTGATCACGCGGGTCAACTGCGGCTAA
- a CDS encoding nucleoside hydrolase, whose product MQYGLPTLKNLFRSVLLLSALTAASAQAAEKIDLIIDTDPGADDVVALLFAMASPEELNIRALTTVAGNVRLDKTSRNARLAREWAGREDIPVYAGAPAPLLRTPIYADNIHGKEGISGVTVHEPKKGLAEGNAVDYLIKTLTTAKPHSITIAMLGPQTNLALALTQAPEITQGIKEVVVMGGAHFNGGNITPVAEFNLFADPVAAEIVLKSGVKLTYLPLDVTHKVLTSEARLKKIADLKNNASKVVGDILNEYVKGDMEHYGIPGGPVHDATVVAYLLKPSLFSGREVNVVVDSREGPTFGQTIVDWYDGLKQPKNAFWVENGDAQGFFDLLTERLARLK is encoded by the coding sequence ATGCAATATGGTCTTCCCACCCTGAAAAACCTGTTCCGGAGTGTTCTGCTTTTGTCCGCACTCACTGCTGCAAGCGCCCAGGCGGCGGAAAAAATCGACCTGATCATCGACACCGACCCAGGCGCCGATGATGTGGTGGCGCTGCTGTTTGCCATGGCCTCTCCGGAGGAACTGAACATTCGTGCGCTGACCACCGTCGCCGGCAACGTGCGCCTGGACAAGACTTCCCGCAATGCACGCCTGGCCCGCGAGTGGGCAGGGCGCGAGGACATCCCGGTGTACGCGGGGGCGCCGGCGCCACTGCTGCGCACGCCGATCTATGCCGATAATATCCATGGCAAGGAAGGTATTTCCGGCGTCACCGTGCATGAGCCGAAAAAGGGCTTGGCTGAAGGTAATGCCGTTGATTACCTGATCAAGACCCTCACCACCGCCAAGCCTCACAGCATCACTATCGCCATGCTCGGTCCGCAGACCAACCTGGCGCTGGCGCTGACCCAGGCACCGGAAATCACCCAGGGCATCAAGGAAGTGGTGGTGATGGGCGGCGCGCACTTCAATGGCGGCAATATCACACCGGTGGCGGAGTTCAACCTGTTCGCAGACCCGGTTGCGGCTGAGATTGTGCTCAAGAGCGGTGTCAAGCTGACCTACCTGCCGCTGGACGTGACCCACAAGGTACTGACCAGCGAAGCCCGCCTGAAAAAGATCGCCGACCTCAAGAACAACGCAAGCAAGGTTGTTGGCGATATCCTCAATGAATACGTCAAGGGCGACATGGAGCACTACGGTATTCCAGGCGGTCCTGTGCATGACGCTACCGTCGTTGCTTACCTGCTCAAGCCATCGCTGTTCAGCGGCCGTGAAGTCAACGTGGTGGTGGACAGCCGTGAAGGCCCGACCTTCGGCCAGACGATCGTCGACTGGTACGATGGCCTGAAACAACCGAAGAATGCGTTCTGGGTAGAAAACGGTGATGCCCAAGGCTTCTTCGATCTGCTGACCGAGCGCCTGGCGCGCCTGAAGTAA
- the rbsD gene encoding D-ribose pyranase gives MKKTPLLNIALSRVIASLGHGDILVIGDAGLPVPPGVELIDLALTQGIPDFISTLRIVLSEMQVERHVLAEEILLKQPPALAELNTLTEQAALGERRLVSHEEFKQLSHKARAVVRTGECQPYCNIALVSGVTF, from the coding sequence ATGAAAAAGACACCTCTGCTCAATATCGCCCTGTCGCGTGTCATCGCCTCGCTTGGGCATGGTGACATCCTGGTGATCGGCGACGCTGGCCTGCCAGTCCCGCCGGGCGTCGAATTGATCGACCTGGCGTTGACCCAGGGTATCCCGGACTTCATCAGCACCTTGCGTATCGTACTCAGCGAAATGCAGGTGGAGCGCCATGTGCTGGCAGAAGAGATCCTGCTCAAGCAACCACCGGCGCTGGCCGAGCTCAATACGCTCACAGAGCAGGCGGCCCTCGGTGAGCGGCGTCTGGTCAGTCATGAGGAGTTCAAGCAGCTCAGCCACAAGGCACGCGCCGTGGTGCGCACCGGCGAATGCCAGCCTTACTGCAATATCGCGCTGGTGTCCGGCGTAACGTTCTAG
- the rbsK gene encoding ribokinase, producing the protein MPAKVVVVGSLNMDLVTRASRLPRAGETLIGQTFSTVPGGKGANQAVASARLGADVSMIGCVGTDAYGTQLRDALTVEGIDCQAVSTVDGSSGVALIVVDDSSQNAIVIVAGSNGELTPASLQAFDAVLQAADVIVCQLEVPMNTVGYALKRGRELGKTVILNPAPASAPLPAEWYASIDYLIPNESEATALSGVTVDSIDSAKAAATQLIQAGAGKVIITLGAQGALFTDGQVFEHLLAPKVKAVDTTAAGDTFVGGFAAALANGKSEAEAIRFGQVAAALSVTRAGAQPSIPTLHDVQGFVPS; encoded by the coding sequence ATGCCAGCAAAAGTAGTGGTAGTAGGCAGCTTGAACATGGACCTGGTGACTCGCGCGAGCCGGTTGCCGCGTGCCGGTGAAACCTTGATCGGGCAGACGTTCTCCACCGTGCCCGGCGGCAAGGGCGCGAACCAGGCGGTAGCCTCCGCACGCCTGGGTGCCGATGTGTCGATGATTGGCTGTGTCGGTACCGATGCCTACGGCACCCAATTGCGTGACGCGTTGACGGTGGAGGGCATCGATTGCCAGGCCGTCAGTACCGTGGACGGTTCCAGTGGCGTGGCCCTGATCGTGGTCGATGACAGCAGCCAGAACGCGATTGTGATTGTGGCAGGCAGTAATGGCGAACTGACGCCTGCCTCGTTGCAGGCGTTTGACGCGGTGCTGCAAGCGGCTGACGTGATCGTTTGCCAGTTGGAAGTGCCGATGAATACGGTGGGCTACGCCCTCAAGCGCGGTCGTGAGCTGGGCAAGACGGTGATCCTCAACCCGGCACCGGCCAGCGCACCGTTGCCGGCTGAGTGGTATGCCTCGATCGACTACCTGATCCCCAATGAAAGCGAGGCCACCGCACTGAGTGGCGTGACGGTCGACTCCATTGACAGCGCCAAGGCGGCGGCGACCCAACTGATCCAGGCGGGCGCCGGCAAAGTCATCATCACCCTGGGGGCTCAAGGCGCGTTGTTCACTGACGGCCAGGTCTTTGAGCACCTGCTGGCGCCAAAGGTCAAGGCGGTCGACACCACGGCCGCGGGCGACACCTTCGTCGGCGGCTTTGCGGCGGCACTGGCCAATGGCAAAAGCGAGGCCGAGGCCATCCGTTTTGGCCAGGTCGCGGCGGCGCTGTCGGTCACCCGTGCCGGCGCGCAACCCTCTATTCCAACGCTGCACGACGTACAAGGTTTTGTGCCCTCATGA
- a CDS encoding LacI family DNA-binding transcriptional regulator, producing MATIKDVAALAGISYTTVSHVVNKTRPVSEPVRIKVEAAIKQLDYVPSAVARSLKAKTTATIGLLVPNSLNPYFAELARGIEDYCERNGYCVILCNSDDNAEKQRSYLRVLLEKRIDGLIVTSVGGDDSGLAAGLSAVRTPMVIVDRALDGIDVDLVRIDHEEGAYLATRHLLELGHRDIACIGGPAHTRVAQMRLAGYHRALREAGVEVAANRIQESDFTSTGGYAAAVQLLAHNPPSAIFASNDMIGFGVLRAAAERNIRVPGELSVIGFDDIQMGRYVYPALTTVGQSIVQLGETAAELLLRRIATPQLPIDQRIVTPSIVLRESTAPVAGTFAQYR from the coding sequence ATGGCAACGATCAAGGATGTGGCAGCGCTTGCAGGTATTTCCTACACGACGGTGTCCCATGTGGTGAACAAGACGCGCCCGGTCAGTGAACCGGTGCGCATCAAGGTTGAGGCGGCGATCAAGCAACTCGACTACGTGCCCAGTGCCGTCGCGCGTTCGCTCAAGGCCAAGACCACGGCCACCATCGGTCTGCTGGTGCCCAACAGCCTCAACCCGTATTTTGCGGAACTGGCCCGCGGCATCGAGGATTACTGCGAGCGTAACGGTTACTGCGTGATCCTCTGCAACTCCGACGACAACGCTGAAAAGCAGCGCAGCTATTTGCGCGTATTGCTGGAAAAGCGCATCGACGGCTTGATCGTGACCTCGGTCGGCGGCGACGACAGCGGCCTTGCCGCTGGGTTGAGCGCGGTACGCACGCCCATGGTGATCGTCGACCGGGCGCTGGATGGTATTGATGTGGACCTGGTGCGTATCGATCACGAGGAGGGCGCCTACCTGGCGACCCGGCACTTGCTCGAACTCGGTCATCGCGACATTGCTTGCATCGGCGGCCCTGCCCATACCCGTGTCGCGCAAATGCGTCTGGCGGGGTATCACCGCGCATTACGCGAGGCGGGCGTGGAAGTGGCGGCCAATCGCATCCAGGAAAGCGACTTCACCAGCACCGGCGGGTATGCCGCCGCGGTGCAGCTGCTGGCGCACAACCCGCCGAGTGCCATTTTTGCCAGCAACGACATGATTGGTTTCGGTGTGTTGCGCGCCGCAGCAGAGCGCAATATCCGTGTGCCGGGCGAGCTCTCGGTGATCGGTTTCGATGACATTCAAATGGGCCGTTACGTCTACCCGGCGTTGACCACGGTCGGGCAGTCGATCGTGCAGTTGGGCGAGACGGCGGCCGAACTTTTACTGCGAAGAATTGCGACACCCCAACTGCCGATCGATCAACGCATCGTGACGCCGAGCATCGTATTGCGTGAGTCGACGGCGCCTGTCGCCGGTACGTTCGCCCAATACCGCTGA
- a CDS encoding ABC transporter permease: protein MKTTTSPGKTGGNFYGLGTYLGLAGALLAMIALFSVLSDHFLSYDTFSTLANQIPDLMVLAVGMTFILIIGGIDLSVGSVLALAASAVSVAILGWGWSVLPAAVLGMGCAALAGTITGSITVAWRIPSFIVSLGVLEMARGVAYQMTGSRTAYIGDSFAWLSNPIAFGISPSFIIALLVIIAAQLVLTRTVFGRYLIGIGTNEEAVRLAGINPKPYKILVFSLMGLLAGVAALFQISRLEAADPNAGSGLELQVIAAVVIGGTSLMGGRGSVISTFFGVLIISVLAAGLAQIGATEPTKRIITGAVIVIAVVLDTYRSQRASRRG from the coding sequence ATGAAAACCACAACTTCCCCCGGCAAGACTGGCGGCAACTTCTACGGCCTGGGCACCTACCTGGGCTTGGCGGGTGCTTTGCTGGCGATGATTGCGCTGTTCTCGGTGCTCAGCGATCACTTCTTGTCCTATGACACCTTCAGCACCCTCGCCAACCAGATACCGGACTTGATGGTGCTGGCGGTGGGCATGACCTTCATCCTGATCATCGGCGGAATCGACCTGTCGGTGGGCTCGGTGCTGGCACTGGCGGCGTCGGCGGTCAGCGTAGCGATTCTCGGCTGGGGCTGGAGCGTATTGCCGGCGGCCGTGCTGGGCATGGGCTGCGCGGCATTGGCCGGTACCATCACCGGCTCGATCACCGTGGCTTGGCGCATTCCGTCGTTTATCGTGTCCCTGGGCGTGCTGGAAATGGCCCGTGGCGTGGCGTACCAAATGACCGGCTCGCGTACCGCTTACATCGGTGATTCGTTTGCCTGGCTGTCCAACCCGATTGCCTTTGGTATCTCGCCGTCATTCATCATCGCCTTGCTGGTGATCATCGCCGCGCAGCTGGTATTGACCCGCACTGTGTTTGGTCGTTACCTGATTGGTATCGGCACCAACGAAGAGGCCGTGCGCTTGGCCGGGATCAATCCCAAGCCCTACAAGATCCTGGTGTTCAGCCTCATGGGCCTGCTGGCCGGTGTGGCCGCGCTGTTCCAGATCTCGCGCCTGGAAGCGGCGGACCCGAACGCCGGTTCCGGCCTGGAACTGCAAGTGATTGCAGCCGTGGTGATCGGCGGCACCAGCCTGATGGGCGGGCGCGGCTCGGTGATCAGTACCTTTTTTGGTGTGTTGATTATTTCGGTATTGGCGGCTGGCCTGGCGCAGATCGGTGCCACGGAACCCACGAAACGCATCATCACGGGTGCCGTGATCGTGATCGCCGTGGTCCTCGATACCTACCGCAGCCAGCGCGCCAGTCGGCGAGGCTGA
- a CDS encoding sugar ABC transporter ATP-binding protein, whose amino-acid sequence MSSSAPNAVLSVSGIGKTYAQPVLSDITLTLNRGEVLALTGENGAGKSTLSKIIGGLVTPTTGHMQFNGQDFRPGSRTQAEELGVRMVMQELNLLPTLTVAENLFLDNLPSHCGWISRKQLRKAAIEAMAQVGLDAIDPDTLVGSLGIGHQQMVEIARNLIGDCHVLILDEPTAMLTAREVEMLFEQITRLQARGVAIIYISHRLEELARVAQRIAVLRDGKLVCVEPMANYNSEQLVTLMVGRELGEHIDLGPRSIGGPALTVKGLTRSDKVRDVSFEVRAGEIYGISGLIGAGRTELLRLIFGADLADSGTVALGSPAQVVSIRSPVDAVGHGIALITEDRKGEGLLLTQSISANIALGNMPEISGGGVVNSRDETALAKRQIDAMRIRSSSPAQLVSELSGGNQQKVVIGRWLERDCSVMLFDEPTRGIDVGAKFDIYALLGELTRQGKALVVVSSDLRELMLICDRIGVLSAGRLIETFERDSWTQDELLAAAFAGYQKRDALLNDAVLRDTP is encoded by the coding sequence ATGTCATCTTCCGCCCCGAACGCTGTCCTCTCGGTCAGCGGTATCGGCAAGACCTATGCCCAGCCGGTTCTGTCCGACATCACCCTGACGCTCAATCGCGGGGAAGTGCTGGCGCTGACCGGTGAGAACGGTGCAGGCAAAAGTACCTTGTCGAAGATCATCGGCGGGCTGGTCACACCGACCACCGGGCACATGCAGTTCAATGGCCAGGATTTCCGCCCTGGCAGCCGCACCCAGGCCGAAGAGCTGGGCGTGCGCATGGTCATGCAGGAGCTCAACCTGCTGCCGACCCTGACCGTCGCCGAGAACCTGTTCCTGGACAACCTGCCCAGCCACTGTGGCTGGATTAGCCGAAAGCAACTGCGCAAGGCCGCGATCGAGGCCATGGCCCAGGTCGGTCTGGACGCCATCGACCCCGATACGCTGGTTGGCAGCCTGGGTATTGGTCACCAGCAGATGGTCGAAATCGCCCGCAACCTGATCGGCGATTGTCACGTACTGATCCTCGACGAACCCACGGCCATGCTCACGGCGCGTGAAGTCGAGATGCTGTTTGAACAAATCACCCGCCTGCAGGCCCGGGGCGTGGCGATCATTTATATTTCGCACCGGCTGGAAGAGCTGGCCCGTGTTGCCCAACGTATTGCGGTACTGCGTGACGGCAAGCTGGTCTGTGTCGAGCCGATGGCCAACTACAACAGCGAGCAACTGGTCACCTTGATGGTCGGTCGCGAGCTGGGCGAACACATCGACCTGGGCCCGCGTTCCATTGGTGGTCCAGCCCTGACGGTAAAAGGCCTGACTCGCTCGGACAAGGTCCGCGATGTGTCCTTCGAGGTGCGCGCGGGCGAGATCTACGGTATCTCCGGCCTGATCGGTGCGGGGCGTACTGAGTTGTTGCGGCTGATCTTTGGTGCCGACCTGGCCGACAGCGGCACTGTGGCGCTTGGTTCGCCAGCCCAGGTCGTGAGCATCCGCTCGCCCGTGGACGCGGTAGGCCATGGCATTGCCCTGATCACCGAAGACCGCAAGGGTGAAGGCCTGTTGCTGACCCAGTCCATCAGCGCCAACATTGCCCTGGGTAATATGCCGGAGATCTCCGGCGGTGGCGTGGTCAACAGCCGCGACGAAACCGCCCTGGCCAAGCGTCAGATCGACGCCATGCGCATCCGCAGTTCCAGTCCGGCGCAGTTGGTTTCCGAATTGTCCGGCGGCAACCAGCAGAAGGTGGTGATTGGCCGCTGGCTGGAGCGCGACTGCTCGGTGATGCTGTTCGATGAGCCAACCCGCGGCATCGACGTGGGTGCCAAGTTCGATATTTATGCCTTGCTGGGCGAGTTGACCCGCCAGGGCAAAGCGCTGGTGGTGGTGTCCAGTGATCTGCGTGAACTCATGCTGATCTGCGACCGCATCGGTGTGTTGTCCGCCGGGCGCTTGATCGAGACGTTCGAGCGCGACAGCTGGACCCAAGACGAATTGCTCGCCGCCGCCTTCGCCGGCTATCAGAAACGTGATGCGCTGCTCAACGACGCAGTGCTTAGGGATACCCCATGA